The following coding sequences lie in one Caproicibacterium argilliputei genomic window:
- a CDS encoding transporter substrate-binding domain-containing protein — protein MKTNIHVFAKRIMAGALAAVTAAVLFTGCSSGSSQSAGGSAAAPAQSTAKKTFKIALECAYAPYNWTQTDNSNGAVPIQDSNTYCNGYDIQIAKKIADSMGCELQVYKTEWTAIPTAITSGKVDAGICGMTVTAERKKTLLFSDPYYTSSFVVLVRKDGKFANAKSLSDLKGAACTSQQSTAWYDLLSQIPGGNVQPALTDVPTMLVSLTSGKSEVLSCDKPTGMAAVKAYSNLKMIEFADGNGFQVDEEQTHVCAALALNNTELQGKINTALKSISTTDQAKTMQWAVDHQPAT, from the coding sequence ATGAAAACGAACATACACGTATTTGCAAAACGCATAATGGCAGGGGCGCTGGCGGCAGTTACCGCAGCAGTCCTTTTCACTGGCTGCTCTTCCGGCAGCAGTCAGTCTGCGGGCGGTTCGGCAGCTGCCCCTGCACAGTCGACGGCAAAGAAAACTTTTAAGATTGCGCTGGAATGTGCGTACGCCCCCTACAACTGGACACAGACAGACAACTCCAACGGTGCGGTTCCGATTCAGGATTCCAATACCTACTGCAACGGTTACGACATCCAGATTGCAAAGAAGATTGCAGACAGCATGGGGTGCGAGCTGCAGGTTTACAAGACCGAGTGGACCGCGATTCCAACGGCGATTACCTCTGGCAAAGTAGACGCAGGTATTTGCGGAATGACCGTAACAGCCGAGCGCAAAAAGACACTGCTTTTCAGTGACCCGTATTACACTTCCAGCTTTGTCGTTTTGGTCAGAAAAGACGGAAAGTTCGCCAATGCCAAAAGCCTCAGCGACTTAAAGGGAGCGGCTTGTACCTCGCAGCAGAGCACAGCATGGTATGATTTGCTTTCGCAGATTCCCGGTGGAAATGTGCAGCCGGCGCTGACGGATGTACCGACAATGTTGGTTTCCCTGACCTCCGGCAAAAGCGAAGTGCTTTCCTGTGACAAGCCAACCGGCATGGCCGCCGTCAAGGCATATTCGAACCTCAAAATGATTGAGTTTGCAGACGGAAACGGCTTTCAGGTAGACGAAGAGCAGACCCACGTTTGTGCTGCTCTCGCGCTGAACAATACGGAGCTGCAGGGCAAAATCAACACGGCGTTGAAAAGCATCAGCACAACCGACCAAGCAAAAACCATGCAGTGGGCAGTTGACCACCAGCCCGCGACCTGA
- a CDS encoding sugar ABC transporter permease: MKNHLYHKKLTRAELRTLWVSRVIIWVIILLVLFPVAWIVMSSFSEGDSFFLSSLFPKRLSTQHYADLLQKTDFLLWVCNSLKLCIIVAVIQLALTSLAAYAFSRMRFTGRRYGLMTLLVLQVFPNTMAVAGYYILIYKFSLVDSAVALIFVLAGGSAFNIWLLKSYIDSIPLELDEAAKIDGAGEFVVFSRIILPLASPQLVVIFLFSFIATYSEYVITSIFLQTPGKMTLALGLQSFITNQFAAHWTLFSAAAVLSSIPIMIVFMALQKYIQNGLIAGGVKG, encoded by the coding sequence ATGAAGAATCATTTGTATCACAAAAAACTGACACGTGCTGAGTTGCGAACCCTGTGGGTCAGCAGAGTCATTATATGGGTTATCATTCTTTTGGTGCTTTTTCCGGTGGCATGGATTGTGATGTCCTCTTTTTCAGAGGGAGACAGTTTCTTTTTGTCCTCTTTGTTTCCCAAACGGCTCAGTACACAGCATTATGCTGATTTGTTGCAAAAAACAGATTTCCTGCTGTGGGTTTGCAATTCACTGAAACTGTGTATCATTGTTGCGGTGATTCAGCTTGCACTGACATCGCTTGCTGCATATGCTTTTTCAAGGATGCGTTTCACAGGCCGAAGGTACGGGCTAATGACCCTGTTGGTTCTGCAGGTTTTTCCCAATACGATGGCTGTTGCAGGGTACTACATCTTGATTTACAAATTCAGTTTGGTAGATAGCGCGGTTGCGTTGATTTTTGTGCTGGCAGGCGGAAGTGCTTTTAATATCTGGCTTTTAAAATCCTACATAGACAGCATACCGCTTGAACTGGACGAAGCAGCTAAAATCGATGGCGCGGGAGAATTCGTGGTGTTTTCAAGGATTATACTGCCTTTGGCCTCTCCGCAGTTAGTAGTCATTTTTCTGTTCTCTTTTATTGCCACCTACAGTGAATATGTCATTACCTCTATCTTCCTGCAAACGCCGGGTAAAATGACGTTGGCGCTTGGTTTACAGTCGTTTATCACGAACCAATTTGCTGCGCACTGGACTTTGTTCTCAGCTGCCGCAGTCCTTTCTTCCATTCCGATTATGATTGTTTTTATGGCACTACAAAAGTATATTCAAAACGGTTTAATTGCAGGAGGTGTGAAAGGTTGA
- a CDS encoding carbohydrate ABC transporter permease has translation MKQKDNKRAGPFLLPALISIFLVTVIPILYTIFISFTNYNMYHLEQFSLVGFANYREVCTGSIQKVFFPVLGWSVCFAAFSTFGAYFMGMLLAVLLNNPHMKESKIYRSILIVPWALPATIAILAWQGLLNERYGGINSLLHLFGITQNIPWMTDPFWARFAIIIVNIWLGFPYMMNVCLGGLQAVSKDYYEAAEMDGATKLQRFRFITFPLVTQLSIPLVISSFAANFNNFGNIYMITQGGPARVDNQFAGYTDILASTAYKMTTWSNRYELSATFSVLCFLIIGTFTLLWMHASGSFREVD, from the coding sequence ATGAAACAAAAAGACAACAAAAGGGCCGGCCCCTTTTTACTTCCGGCACTGATTTCTATTTTCCTTGTAACAGTCATTCCGATTCTATACACAATTTTCATTTCCTTTACAAATTACAATATGTATCACCTTGAGCAGTTTTCGCTCGTAGGATTTGCAAATTATCGGGAGGTCTGCACCGGAAGTATACAAAAGGTCTTTTTCCCGGTTTTAGGCTGGTCTGTGTGCTTTGCTGCATTCAGCACCTTTGGGGCTTATTTTATGGGAATGCTTCTCGCAGTACTTCTGAATAATCCGCATATGAAGGAATCGAAAATTTACAGGTCCATTTTAATTGTTCCGTGGGCGCTACCAGCAACAATTGCAATTTTAGCTTGGCAGGGGTTGCTGAATGAAAGATACGGCGGAATTAACAGTTTGCTGCATCTGTTTGGAATTACGCAGAACATACCTTGGATGACTGATCCGTTTTGGGCACGATTCGCGATCATTATCGTAAATATCTGGCTTGGCTTTCCCTATATGATGAATGTGTGTCTTGGCGGACTGCAGGCGGTTTCCAAAGATTATTACGAAGCTGCGGAAATGGATGGTGCAACAAAATTACAGCGCTTTCGATTCATCACGTTTCCGTTGGTAACACAGTTGTCGATTCCCTTGGTCATTTCTTCTTTTGCTGCAAATTTCAATAACTTCGGGAATATTTATATGATTACGCAGGGCGGACCTGCAAGAGTGGATAATCAATTCGCAGGGTACACGGATATTTTGGCCAGTACGGCATATAAGATGACAACGTGGTCAAACCGGTATGAACTTTCAGCAACATTCAGCGTCCTGTGCTTTTTGATCATTGGTACCTTTACGCTTCTCTGGATGCACGCATCCGGCTCTTTTCGGGAGGTGGATTAG
- a CDS encoding M20 family metallopeptidase — protein MKQRIAEAAQQMKQEITGISNYLFNHPELGDTEYQSAAFLTALLRKEGFQVQAPYCGLKTAFRAEFGGTGGSRIALLAEYDALPGYGAENKPAHACGHNWIAASALGGALLLAKACPQMQGTVVVLGTPAEETIGRKIDLLRAGAFQDIDAVLQMHLGRQTNLHVSALAIDSWQFAFFGKASHAAATPYLGINALDAANLTFAGINALRQQLRPDVRVHGILSSGGEAPNIIPSYAACKFYARAKSRTALDDVSERVKNCARGAALMTGARLEISKFENSFDSLTVNRTLCGLMEQSLKECGITDFVQEPELTGSTDIGSVSSCVPVFYGHIGVGSGVAAPHEEAFLQVVNTEEAHRKLLQTAEAFALAIARLTEEPALLLQVKQEFQQGMQTSVS, from the coding sequence ATGAAGCAGCGAATTGCAGAAGCCGCACAGCAGATGAAGCAGGAAATCACCGGAATCAGCAACTATCTTTTCAATCACCCGGAACTGGGCGATACAGAATATCAAAGCGCGGCGTTTTTAACTGCCCTGCTGCGAAAGGAAGGCTTTCAGGTACAGGCTCCTTACTGTGGTCTAAAAACCGCGTTTCGGGCTGAGTTCGGCGGCACAGGCGGCAGCCGGATTGCACTGCTTGCGGAGTATGACGCTCTGCCTGGCTACGGCGCCGAAAATAAACCGGCGCACGCCTGCGGGCATAACTGGATTGCGGCATCCGCGCTCGGCGGTGCCCTGCTGCTTGCTAAAGCCTGCCCACAAATGCAGGGCACCGTGGTGGTACTTGGCACGCCTGCAGAAGAAACCATCGGCAGGAAAATTGACTTGCTGCGTGCTGGCGCCTTTCAAGACATAGATGCGGTGCTGCAGATGCATCTGGGCAGACAAACTAACCTGCACGTTTCCGCACTTGCAATTGACTCCTGGCAGTTCGCGTTTTTTGGGAAAGCAAGTCATGCAGCGGCGACCCCTTACCTGGGCATCAATGCGCTGGACGCCGCGAACCTCACGTTTGCGGGAATCAATGCACTGCGCCAGCAGCTGCGCCCGGATGTACGGGTTCACGGCATTCTTTCGTCTGGCGGCGAGGCACCAAACATCATTCCCAGTTATGCCGCGTGCAAGTTTTACGCGCGCGCAAAAAGCCGCACCGCGCTGGATGACGTTTCGGAACGGGTTAAAAACTGCGCGCGCGGGGCGGCGCTGATGACCGGAGCCAGGCTGGAAATCAGCAAGTTCGAAAACAGCTTTGATTCCCTTACGGTGAACCGGACACTTTGTGGGCTGATGGAGCAAAGCCTCAAAGAATGCGGCATTACAGATTTTGTACAAGAGCCTGAGTTGACCGGTTCCACGGATATTGGCAGTGTTAGTTCCTGTGTACCGGTTTTCTACGGACATATCGGCGTGGGCAGCGGCGTAGCAGCCCCACACGAAGAAGCGTTTTTGCAGGTTGTAAACACAGAAGAAGCCCACAGGAAGCTGCTGCAAACGGCAGAAGCATTTGCCTTGGCGATTGCGCGGCTCACGGAAGAACCGGCCCTTCTGTTGCAGGTCAAGCAGGAATTTCAGCAAGGGATGCAGACATCCGTTTCATGA